GAGACGTCCTCGTTTCATAGTCACAACTTGGTTCCCCTTCCAGAAGGAAAACATATTTAAGGATATGTGATTGCTTATGGTGGTAAAACTGCTGATCGAAGCGCCACTTGGCTATATTTAAATCCAAATTAGACCATTGTCAAGTTGTGTCGGTGATGATAGTGTATAACCTCAAAGAAGTTAACCTGTGATTGGCTGTGATCCTGTGTCATACGGGTCATAAATGCATAGACGCCAAGCGCAAGCGCAAGCGTTGGCTACATGAAATGAAACAGCCGATCGCAGTGCCGAAGGTTTCCTCAAGGAAGCTCGAGACCTGCCTTGAAAGAAGGAGGCCAATAAGGCTCCTTGTTCTGTCGAGGAAGGTctatgaaacgtgaaatgaGGAACAAGGAATCCTTGTTCCTCAAGGAaggactatgaatacgggtgTAAGTGCGTCGTACAGAATCACCACTAGCGACAATTGTCGATAGGAGGCGTTAACGATAGCGATAATCGTCGCTAGAGAGTTACGGAATCCCGCTACTGTATAATCTAGGGACCATGGTTACAGCCAAGGTTACAGCACCGTCGCAATCTGTCGTTGCGTTGATGTCTATGGTTATCGAATAATTTCACCGAGTTTCATACAGCGTTGCCAGATCAGGGGATTTCCCCCTAGATTTAGGGGTTTTTTGGAAACGTTAGGGGGCATTTAgggggaaaaaatgtttggggTATTTCTTAGGGGAAGTCAAATTCCCGTTTTTTTTGGCAAATCGAGCAAGTGAGGTTGCCAGCCGTATGCCTAAACCCGAAATAACCCAATACAACTTGATACAACTCAACCCAAACCTGAACCCAACATAACCCAACCCAACCAGATACAACCCAACCCAAACCTGAACCCAAAACAATCCAACATCTAGCCGCTGGGTTGGCACAATTGGCACAATCCTCTGACGGAGTAAGGGTGGGGGTATTTAGGGGATTTTTAGAGGGAAATAGAAATTGCCTAGGGGGAAGCTACGTGAACCATCTGGCAACACTGGTTTCAAAACACTTCTTTGCTGGCTATCTTTAGTGGTCTTTGGCTACCGTCAGTCAACGATACAATCAATGATAACCTCAATGCACGTATTAATCCGTGGGAACGAAATCTCACGACACGATAACTGATGAGTACTAATAGAATCTAAAGTTAGCGAAATTCAACAATTAATAACTGAAATTCAGATTGTTTTtcgataaattgatattaattatatttcaaggatgaattatctttttattatttctacgGCTAGTTGCGTTTTGGAACTCGTTATTCCAGCAATAGCTAAATTTGTGAGTTCACTTTTAATACCTTAGGTAATTGTTAATTGCAAATGgctttccaaattttttctacacatGGAACATATAATGAATCAGTATTCAGTCAGGATTCACATATTCCTAATTTGTCATTTAGGTTTTACCACTAATGGTATTTACTTCGAGTATAgttttttagtttatttttcttctcccaaCATCCGTGATAATCCATTTATAAACGAGGAATCTATCTCTCCTTTCACATTCATAATAGATGTAgtttaaaattattgtaaattcaatataaatgGGAAATTTACCGCTAAAGAAGAAACTTATGCTCACACAAATAAGACCTTGAACATAAACATGCATTCTTAGTGTTGCGAGTACATCAAACTGCATTTTGTAAACGCAGTAATATAAGGCTGTTGATTTTCTCATTAACTCACCAAGCCAGTTTTAATACAGTATTGCGTGGAATTGTGTATCTATTTTCATTGTGTGTGGTGAATATAATTAGTCACTTAATACTTCCAACTTTGATGAGGATCCTTTCGGCgacaatattcaaataataattttactctCAGCTCACAGATTGTATAACTAAAGAAGCTGAATCAGACCGACCGCTACACAGAGATTTAATTGAGCTCAATCGTCAAATGGAACAAATTTCAATGGTTGATGAATTTGCCAAGTATGCAAGGCTTCAGCGTCAGTGTAATAAGTTGGAAGCCAAATTATCCACCAGAGGTATGACCGAATCCACATCATGAATCTCGCACATCAAATACCTTGTTGAAGTTATGGTTGTCAGTTTTTGCGCACTATTCCCATTGGTAAACACAACTTTTTCAGATTACAATATAGACATAGGCAAATGCAATGCTGGATAAAATatctatttcaaatttattttgattaaaaGAAATATCACGACACTGAACCTAGTTGAGTTACATGACAACTATTGCTTATAGCATATGAAACCACAGGATTATTCAAGGAACAAGGAATCAATGCTGGCGATGCTCTGTAGTTCTCGCTTTCATTATCGTCATTATGATAATATCTTGAAGTAGTTATTTCTTAGGGGTGTGCGAGTACTGAAATTCTTCGGGTTGGGTCGGGTAAAATGGATTACTTTTGGGTACTCGGAAATGTCAGATTACCTGAAAATTTCGGGTACAGGGAATCTCGAGTTACCCAAAAATCTCAGGTTATCCAAAAATCCCAAATTCGTCGAAAATCTGAAGGACAATTTCATAGCTGTCTGGAATTATGAGTTCTGAAGGATCTATTCTCATAAAATCAGACTATAGGCTCACCGAAAAATGTACTCTCCAATTCTTACACATCTGCTTCATTAGCACAtcattgtgaaataattttattatcagCCAGTAAGGGTGTACGGGTACTGAAATTCTCTGTAAAATCGGATTTGGTAAAATGGATTAATTTCGGGTCAGgtacccaaaatttttgggatTGCTAGAAAACCCAACCTAATGTAAACCTGACCCGAACCTGAGTTCTAGTACCCGATTTTTTGGATATCCGCACACCcctattatttattatactagGTGACTCAGGACCATATCACCCTATAGGCTACCTATGTTTTCCAGATGAAAATCTCATGCTAAAACGTTTCTTACTTTCGTAGGGAAACTTGTTTGTTAATTACAGCCGTTTGAAATTGTCAAATCTAGTAGCATCTTATGACCCAGTACAGCTGCTAAGCGCATGACAATCTTTAAGCCCTGTTCTCAGCCCTCATCAGATGCTAGTGGATTGATTGACTGATTCCAACTGGCTGTAATTGAAAAACGATGAATTTCCTATCAGAAATAAAATCGTTTCAGTTACACATTTTCACCAAGAATACATGGATAGCCTATAGGGTCACAGTTTTGGGTCATCTTGTATACgattacattatatgtatatttttcagtccAGGCATTGACGATGTCGAGAATGAAGCTGAAACTATTTATTACATACACCATAAGAATATTGAATGCAAGTACttaatgaaatttgtaaatgaaGCAATCTCTATTAATACCTGCAATACTGATTGGTCAATATTTTCAGGGTATCATTGTTGCAATTTTGTTGTACCTTTACCGCTTGGAACCTATTGCTGTTCTACCAAAAGATGCATTATGGCCCCTACAAAATATCCTCAGTTGGCCGTGCCCCCTTGAAAATTCTGTTTCATTAACAATGTGGTTAGTGATATCAAGACTGGCAATTTCAAGCTTAAAATAGTTCCAGATTACACAAATTGTACCGGAGTTGGATCATAAAATGTAATCTTTGTTACCAATATTACCACCGACTACGTTACCTTATCCAATATTACATAGCATAATACTGTGACTACTGTGGTCATTTGTATGCATTTTTCATATACATCTATCTTTTTGAAATAAAGAAGTTATTCTGTACTACTTTGAATGCATGCATTGTAAAGCAATATACTTTTCCCAATTCTAAAAAGTTTTTCTGACTTTGCAAAAATGTTTGCTGAAATACATG
The sequence above is drawn from the Neodiprion pinetum isolate iyNeoPine1 chromosome 2, iyNeoPine1.2, whole genome shotgun sequence genome and encodes:
- the LOC124211123 gene encoding guided entry of tail-anchored proteins factor 1, translating into MNYLFIISTASCVLELVIPAIAKFLTDCITKEAESDRPLHRDLIELNRQMEQISMVDEFAKYARLQRQCNKLEAKLSTRVQALTMSRMKLKLFITYTIRILNGIIVAILLYLYRLEPIAVLPKDALWPLQNILSWPCPLENSVSLTMWLVISRLAISSLK